The Palaemon carinicauda isolate YSFRI2023 chromosome 24, ASM3689809v2, whole genome shotgun sequence nucleotide sequence TGGATTTATGTTTCAGGCACCTCCGCAGCTGAAGGAACCCCAGGAAAAGAAGATTCGCCGTTGGAAGGTCCCCTCGGATGGGGGCCTCTGAGAACTCCCTGTAGGTCGCCTTTGAGGGGGGAGGACGGCCTTGGGTCCTGGTTCCAGAATGTAGATCGTCCGACCTCTCTCCCAGCCCCTCTATCGGCGGTTCCTGACGTCTTCCTTCAGCCTTCGACATCTGGAACCCAGGAAATTGTGAAACCGGCCGCGCCCGCCTCTCGGATCTGTTATGAGGAGTCGTCAGAGTCTTCGGCGGCAGGCTCATCGTTTTCGTCGGAGGAAGAGGCGTGAAGAAGACACCGTCGAAAGAGGGACAGGTCCAGGAGACGGCGCTCCCCCTCGAGGTCCCGTTCTAGGTTACGACATGGGAGGAAGCGATCAAGGTCCCCGAGGAGGAAAGCCAGGAGGAGCAGTTCGCCGAAGGAGCAATGGGTCCTCGTTCCCCGCAGTAAGCTCGCGGACTTTACTACTCTCCCGAGCACTGCGGGTTGGCTTCCAGTAGACagtcctagaagggcctccaccagCCATAGAGTTGACTCTCGCAAAGACCCAAGGGGCTCTTCGGACAGGCGTAAGGCCTCGAAACAGGCGACTCAAcctgcccagcggagagagtcgtcTTTTCGggcgggcagcctcgtcgagtTAGCTCGACCGAGCGATATaaagggacggcttcctccgtcggccAAGCCCACAGAAGCCTCGCCCCCTTGAAGAAAGACAAACGGAGGACGGAGGTTCTCGCTCTCTCCAATGCCCATCCTCAGACCACAACCTAGTGCGGAGGCCCCCGTCGGTACGGTTCCTCAACCTCAGACAGAGGGCGCGGACGGCGACACTGAAGCCGCCCCAGCagaggactccgcttataggaaGGTTATTGGTCTGATACGAAAGCACCACAGGATTGAGGAGCCAGTTCCTTCCGACGAGGATGCCTGGCGGTCAAGCCTTAATAGGCTAATGGAGGAACCCGTTCAACAGAAGCCCTCCTTAGCCCTACCTGTGGCCAGAGATGTGAGGCTTGGCCGTGCTCGCATAGACAAAGTTGTGGCACGAAACGCTGAAGGTTCCAAAGCTCAGAGTTCCTCCAAGTTACTCCAGGGGTTGAAGTCCCAAAGCAAGTATTATTGGATGGAAGGACAGCCACAGGGAGCCAGCAAATTGGAAGACTCTCTAGAAGTTTTAGGTCAGGGGGCTTCGGAGGACAGAGCTTCTTCAGCGCCTATCTGTTTTTCTCAATCggaggcgacgatgatggaggagatgtccaaggaccttGTCAACGTCGcctcttggttagactggtgggcctcgaCACTAGTAGGCATCCAGGCTTCCCCCAACCCTGCAGTTCTGTCCAATCAAGCACTGTTGAAGGAACTTATCAGCTCCGGGGGGAGGGCCTTGAAGTTCCTAATGTTTCAGTCTCTAGCGTTatccgccaactgggtcctgcgaAGAAGAGACACAGTCTTGAGTAAATTGTCCAGGCGTATGCCGGACAGGGAGGCGAGGACTTTGAGGAACCTTTCTGTGTGGGGTGACGTACTTTTTCCCCTGAAGCAGACAGAAGAGGTGGTTGAGAAACTTCTGAAACGGAAGGAAGTGAGCATTCCAAGACCTCACGCCATGAGGAGGCCCACTTACAGAAGACCTCCACCTGATGGACCGTCGACGTCTCGAGCCTCCCCTAACCAGGTAAGGAGAGAGGCCCCAGCGTCCCTGTGGTCTCAGCCTTCGCAGCCCACCCGCAGGGGCGCTCCCACAGCCCCAGCCTCGTTTAGAACAGCCCGCTCAgcttccaggagagggcgttcaggtcgctcctccagaaggaggtagggtGAGAGGCCCCCCCTCCTGCCCAAGCCTGAGGTAaggggatgcctcaaacaattttggcaagcatggaagaatCACGGAGCAGAACCCTGGACGGTAACAGTGTTGAAAGAGGGGTACAGGCTTCCGTTCCTGGCAGATCCACCACCTCTTATCCCAGCAAGTCAGGCGGAGTGGTTAGCCCCCAAGGACCCTTTGAAGAGGGAAGCCTTGCAAGAAGAAGTCTCCACTATGTTAacgaaaggggcaatggaaacgGTTCTACaaccgggtccagggttctacagccgtctcttcctggtggagaaagcgacgggaggttggagactagtcatagatctgtcggccctcaacaagtttgtgtgcaagaccgacttcaagatggacaccccgaagtcagtcCTGGAGTCCTTGAGAGGAGGAGACTTCATGATATCCATAGATATCAAGGACTCCTATTTCCAGATCCCtattcacccctccagcagaaagtacctTCGGGTGAGGTGGGGTTCCCAGATCTTGCAATTCAAgactctttgcttcggcctgtcaacagcgccccaaatTTTCACGAGAATCTTCATGACTGTCTCCGTATGGGCTCACGAACTAGGAATTCGTCTGattcgctacctggacgactggttgctcctttcttcctcagaggcagttttgaaggagcaaggctCGAAGCTACTGCAATTCTGCAAAgttctgggtatcaccatcaacctggagaagtcgcacctgtctccctccaccaggatgacgtacttggggatggttctagactcccgactAGTGAGAGTCTTTCCATCAGAGgaaaggctgaacaacctggaccaggtcctccgtcccttcctatcaggacagcccaggagagcgaaggattggcagagattgataggccatctagtatcattggagaaactggttccccaagggagaaaGAAACTCAGgaccatccaatggaacctgaagggactctggaaccaaGAAGATTCTCCCTACGAAATAGTTCCTGTTCTTCCAGAGACAAGGTAATCCCTGGAGTGGTTGCAGGACCGgacaaacaccctcaaggggatgcccttcgcagcggagcccccggagatgctcctcttcacggacgcctccaaggaaggatggggagctcaCCTTCTCAGGAAGTCAGCAAGGGGCTCTTGGACGGAGGTGGAAAAGACTCAGCATATCAACGTCCTGGAGATGAGGGCCGTTCAGAAAGCGTGCCTTCAGTTCGTcggtcttctaaggggaaacacagtggcgttagtgtgcgacaacgccacagtggtagcctacataaagaagcaaggcggtctaaaatcgaaggagctgtgcgatctcacggagattctggattgggccgagtcagaacaaGTTGTAATAACAGtaagattcattccgggaaagaggaatGTCCTAGCGGACggactcagcagaatgggccaggtgGTGGGGACCGAATGGTCCCTTCACCCAGAAGTAGCAAGACTCATCGTCCAAAtgtggggttcgccggtgatggacctcttcgcaaccagactgaacgcacaactccccgtattctgttctctgccccagacccaaaggcggcattggaagacgcctttcaacacaggtgagacaatctcgacgtatatgccttccctcccttcgcattgatcaggcaagtgctcaacaaaTAAGGACGGCTctcaacctaaggatgactttggtagcgccttggtggcccgagagggaatggttcgcggatctaaaagagctAGTGTGCCTTCCCCCGTGGTCTCTGCCAGACAGACCAGATCTCCTGaggcagccacacttccaaagattccacgaCAATCCCCGATCTCtgtgccttcacgcgtggaggttatccagcggctcctgaggaaAGAAGGTTATTCGGCAGGAACAGCTGAAAGAATGTCTCGTTATCTGAGGCATTCATCAGCAgcgatataccaggcaaaatggaccactttcacgaaatggtgtgcctccagaaacatcaagccctTAAGAGCCTCGATTCCGGACATTGCAGATTTCCTCATACACCTCAGGGACGTGGTGGGCATGTCAATttcagccatcaagggagtccatgcagcgttaggccaagttttcctcctgaaaggcattgatctgggttcctctaggcacatctctatgctcatccggAGCTTTGAGCAAACCTGTCCTTCCCATGCCTCCAGGGTGCCGCAATGCGATGTGGCTAGAGTTCTGAAAATGCTGAGTGAGCCACCATTTGAACCTTTGAAGGACATAGTAGATAGAAATCTCACTCTAAAGACAGTCTTCTTGTTGgctttggcttcagctaagagagtgggtgagatccatggtttgtcctaCGAAGTCTCGTATACAAGAGGTTGGCGTGAGATctccttcaagttcgttccttcattTGTGGCTAAAACACAGAATCCAGCTGTCGTGGATCCAAAATTCGTGGGGTTCACTGTTCCAGCAATTCCTCGGTCAGGTAATccggaagatttgaagttgtgtccAGTCAGAGCCGTAAGGAAATATCTGGAGAGGACTGCTAGTCTCCGGCCTggtatcaagaacctcttcgtctccacgggcacGGTGAGAAAGACGGTCTCTAAGAATGCCATCTCCTTTTGGCTTAGACAGGTGATCATCAAGGCCTATAGTAGTGCCGGTCTTCCCCTACCAGGTAATCCCAGACCACATGACATTAGGGGTATAAGTACCTCTCTTGcttttgagagaaacatggcagtagcACAGATCctcagagcaggcacctggtcgaaccaatctacattcacaacccactacctcaaggaatgtTCGAAGAAGTCTCTATACgggttctctattgggacagtcatctccgcgctccaagcgatttgaCGGCCAAAGCCCCAGGTATAATCGCGGGTATCAAGACCAAAAAGACACaggttcgttttcccttttcccCTTGTCTTCTCCTTTCTCTTCTTTCCCCGGAGATTTGACGAGGTAGAGCCTGCACAAGACATGACTTCACAGCTTCGTCATTGAACACAACAGCAAGAAATtttttaagggtgagtacttagacactagcaTGCtcttgtgtagtttaccctacggTTCGTTTTCCGATAACCTTTGGAACCTAGTCTCTTATCTAGGTTCATGGCCGTTCTGCTTAGTTGGGTCTAGGTCAggtagacactcccacctcctaaagtgtaagtctcctaagaaagtagttcgaggtaagtctctgtgttggaacaaattacaaatttttagtaatttgtatttttcctaacctacttaccgagaactactttcgggtaatgaccctcccttccttccccgagtgccttactgacccttagGTATTTTTAGcttccaagaacttactgagggtcgagacccaagctagcatgtGGCCTGactcggggttagcctcagggcacatatccttCCGCCCGAGGtgatcctcacagaaaacggaagtagggtaaactacacaaaactctggtcggttgagaggagattccaggttcctcctaagaaagtagttctcggtaagtatgttaggaaaaatacaaattaaaaatttgtgattttttgtgCCATTACTAAATTCAAGACAAAGTTTTTGCAAATGCAATTGCAATTTTACAGTTTCTTGCTTTTGTTTCTTACGAAGAGGTTCTTTGGTGGTACAGGTATACTTTTCTGAGGAATTTTTATCCAGCACTGCATCTTTGTTCAGAGCTTCAATTGCAGTCTAAATTGTGGGGTGACCATAACCcataaggtatttgaaagaattattccaggTTTCACATACAAATCCAtgtggatgatcttcgatagtcgaggtagttgcaagggcacggtcctcattaggctttttGCCTTTGACCATGGGTTAagaagcgatcaaggtaagaccgatatcggtcattttagatctcttcgagcgtttgatgcatatcttctccagactcctgacgcatctttcagctgtggtcttagcactgggtctgtcactgctgcaaactagagagagttcagtactctttcctgttagcatcttgaaatcctgacggattacagtagtctcttgaccgaccctgcgatctccttcatCCCTGAGGGAAAGGAGtgacagtgtgacctcaggtttcaatggttttccagccattgaaacctttgagctggagagagtcgagacttcttgatggCGATTTTACATCCCCGATGTTTCAGGAACTttgttacttctttggatgcttgcagaccagtcacttcgggtgctgcccacaccagccattcatccaggtactttgttacctgaacagtttctaggcaagGTTATTGCACGACTGTGTCCGCCAATtttgtgaagatacttgggactgtgtttagtccgaagagtatggctcttaggacatactttatcttctgtaacttgaatcctaggtaggaggagagggggcgactgactagaagctgccaataggcacctgtcaggtctatcaagattGTGAACACCCATTTTTGTAATAGtctagaaggattaacatcctgaacttgctgtttcttttgaacttgttgagtggcgacaagtccaaaatgactctgagttttcttgagtcgttcttgggaacacaaaacagccttccctggaatttgatggactttgctttccttataacctgtatgctctagagctatagggtatactcttctactacagggttggagtgttggaagagttgaggaaatgatggtggaggcatgtctattttccatcctagtccaatattgattaggccttgggcccaaggatcgaaggtccaacgatcctattggagTCTCCATCCTACCAAAAGCgactctttgcttcgactgatcaaaaggtttacctcctcgactgtctggctggggcaccgcggtcatagataCCATGGGATGTtattgaacagaccgaggaaaaagtctagactttttcatcttccttttaggttggggacccacatccggggaagacttcctctttgaagagatgccccttttctggagaaggttcctattctccgtggtggctttcttgattacctctttgactacctcgtttggaaagaggtctttaccctagatgttggaagatatcagcttcctgggtttatgtttcactgttgcagcagcaaacacgaactccctacaggctctcctagccttcataaaggcatataggtctttactaaggtggccatatgcattttggccaagaccatgagcatgtctggggtactccgatgggctgaacacatctctatgcagttttgtagggataaggaggtcGCAAGTCTCAccattgtctcttgttccttgcacaagagaaactcagaaagtttagggagattctcgctaaactgtcgtccagcgatgtccgcgtccagtttccctactgaaaaggttaagtggacttcttcCAATCCTTCTcgtgcatgggcaaggctagtgacagaggcctgcactcctcaagtgctgggcatggtttgcctgtctccactgccttggcaacagatttaaatgccttccacatgaaggggaatgctattgaagcaggagcaagaaaggtatggtagggaatgttgggcttttgtcagtgcgtatgggccagattgtgagaaaagtgaagaagaggggAATgatttctggaataaattaactaggtgtgtagaaagactgggtagaaggaattatgtagttgtcatgggtgacttaaatgctagagtgggcactggagaggtagaaggtgtcattgggaagtatggcgtaccaggtgaaaatgagagtggtgagagactggtagatatgtgtgttgagcaagagatggtgataagttctagctttttcaaaaagaaagataaaaacaagtatacatgggtaagagtggcaaatggaagaatggtagaaagggcgataatggattatgtattgataactaaaagaatgtttggaagattgaaagacgtgcacgtgtttaggggtatggctaacggtatgtctgatcattttttggtggaaggaaaattagttgtagcaaaagagtgggggaatagagtaggtggatgtaaaagggagctagtgagggttaaagagctaatgaacccgggggtaaaaagtaaatataaagaaaggttgaaaatggcatgtgacgaagtgaaagtaagagaaactggtaatttagaggagtggaagttagtaaaagaaaattttgttgggattccaagtgatgtgtgtggcaagaagtttgttggaggcagcatgaggaagggcagtgaatggtggaatcaaggagtgaaagtaaaagtggaaaagaaaaagagggcttttgaagaatggctacagagtaatagtgtagagaattatgaaaaatatagagacaaatgtggaagtaaagcccaAGGTAAGTGAgggaaagagggcagctgacctgaggtggggtcagggattgggtcattcatatgaagagaataagaagttttggagagaagtgaagagagtaaggaaggttgattcaagaactgaagagacagtgaaagatggaaatggaaggttgttaaaaggagaggaggcaaggaaaaggtgggcggaatattttgaaagtttactgaatgttgaggataatagggaggcagatataatagctgttgcaggtggtgaggtgccggtgatgggagatgagaatgagagagagattacaagagaggaagtgaggagagcactagatgaaacgagagtaggaaaagcatctggtatggatggtgtgagagctgagatgttgaaggaagggggtgtgactgtacttgaatggttggtgttgtcaatggtaccagtagattgggtttgtacgtgttttgtaacactatataagggtaaaggaaatgtgatgagtgttgtaattcaaggggtattagttttttAGTGtaattggaaaaatgtatggtagagtactgattaataggattaaggataaaacagagaatgcaatcttagaagtacaggggggttttagaagaggtagtggttgtatgaataagatttttacagttaggcagatatgcgagaaatatttagcaaaaggtaaggaggtgtatgttgcatttatggatctggagaaagcgtatgatagagttgatagggaagcaatgtggaatgtgatgaggttatatggagttggtggaaggttgttgcaagcagtgaaaagtttctacaaaggtagtaaagcatgtgttaggacaggaaatgaagtgagcgattggtttctggtgagagtggggctgagacagggatgtgtgatgtcgccgtggttgtttaacttatatgttgatggagtggtgagagaagtgaatggtcgagtgctttgacgaggattgaaactggtagacgagaatgaccatgaatgggaggtaaatcagttgttgtttgcgtatgatactgtactggttgcagacgtggaagagaatcttggtcgattagtgactgaatttggaagggtgtgtgagagaaggaagttgagagttaatgtcggtaagagtaaggttatgagatgtacgagaagggatggtggtgcgaggttgaatgtcaatttgaatggagagttacttgaggaggtgggtcattttaagtacttggggtctgttgttgcaccaaatggtggagtggaagcagatgtacgtcagagagtgaatgaaggatgcaaagcgtttgggtcagttaagggagtagtaagaaatagagggttgggcatgaatgtaaagagagttctatatgagaaaatgattgtaccaactgtgatgtatggatcggagttgtggggaatgaaagagatggagagacaggaattgaatgtgtttgagatgaagtgtctaaggagtatggctggtgtatctcgagtagatagggttaggaacgaagtagtgagggtgagaacgggtgtaagaaatgagttagcagctagagtggatatgcatGTGATGAGGTGgttggcaatgttgagagaatggaaaatggctgtctgctaaaaaaggtgatgaatgcaagagttgatgggagaagtacaagaggaaggccaaggtttgggtggatgaatggagtaaagaaagctctgagtgataggaggatagatgtgagagaggcaagagagcatgctagaaataggaatgaatggcgagcaattgtgacgcagttccggtaggccttgctgcttcctccggtgccttggatgacggcagacgtagcagcagtaggggattcagtgttgtgaagcttcatctgtggtggataacgggggaggatgggctgtggcaccctagcagtaccagccgaactcggttgagtcccttgttaggctgagaggaacgtagagaggagaggtccccttttttgtttcatttgtttgatgtcggctaccccccaaaattgtgccttcgtatatgtatatatgtatgtatgtatatatatatatatatatatatgtatatatatgtgtatatatatatatatatatatatatatatatatatatatatatatatatatatacagtatatgcatatatatatatatatatatatatatatgtatatatttatatatgtatatataattcatatatatatacatatatatatatatatatatctttatatatatgtgtgtatatatatatgtatatatatatgtatgtttgtataaatacatatatatctatatatatatatatatatatatatatatatatatatatatatatgtgtgtatatatatatgtatgtttgtatatatacatatatatctatatatatgtatatatatatatatatatattatatatatatgtatatatatgtatgtatatatatatatatatatatatatatacgtatgtatatacagtatatgtatatatatgtatgtatatatacatatatatatatatatatatatatatatatatatatatatgtatgtatatatatgtgtatatatatatatatatatatatatatatatatatatgtatgtatatatatatgtatacgtatgtatatacattatatgtatatatatatgtatatatatgtatatatatatatacatatatatatatatatatatatatatatatatatatatatatatatatatatatatatatatatagtgtacatgacccgtcaaatatgacagtCTGCTGGATCCGGCCGGTGGAAGTCACAGTATCAACACCAAAATATTGCAACTGTGTGAACAGCATTTTACAGCCGATTAGTTTATGAATCCATCAGAAAAGCAGAGTATTTATTATATTaggttttaaggaaaaaaatatacattttaaaatgtTGATCAAATTCTCAGATTGGTAAATTAAATGAATAGAAAAACATAGCACCATTTAACACTCACTACTACTTAATTTGctttcaaacatacacacacacacgcacacacacacacacacacacacacacacacacacacacatatatatatatatatatataagcctcaaAATTGACCAAGGCAAATGCCTTTGTGccgctgattttatttttttttctattttaaccaAATATTGACTTTAAGTAGCCTTATCTCCCAAGAACTTGTATTCaaggcttatatataaatatatatatatatatatatatatatatatatatatatatatatatatatatacatatatatatatgtgtgtgtgtgtgtgtttgtatgtatgtatgtatatatatttatatgtaattgacATTGCAACCAGATGACGCCAAGGTATATTTATTACAAGCTTTAGTATGGCCGTTTACCGTCTGTGATTTGTTGGTATGTGGTATGTCTATGGATAaccctttatttccttttctatccAACCTATATATGGGTTTTTTTTAGACTAGATATATACCTACATTTTGGGCCtctcaaattgtttggtatcgtcaTGATGATGTTCTGGGTATTCcggaataaaattttaatcttgagggttttgttgctCTCATCAATTCCTTGGTTATATCCATGAAATTTATCATAGAAGAAATATATAATAGTATCCTGATTTTAGACGTTTTCATTGTTAGACAGGCCGATAGAATCAAATTTTTCATAGTTAGAAAGCCAAGATATAGATTGTCATATATACATTTCCATTCAGATCACTAAAatcataacttattttttttttcatccatgtaCTTAAGAGCACTTAGAAATGCATCCCTGGGTCCATAGATGATGAATTTACCAAATTTGAAAAAAAGCCAACAATCTCTGCTGTCccaaatatttcagaaaaaaatatatgaatagaacTAAGAAAATGTTGccacagtggatccttctctccgtttatggttcatcttccctttgcttacacataaacagaatagtctggcctattctttacagattctcctctgtcctcatacacctgacaacactgacattaccaaactattcttcttctcccaaggggctaactactgcactgtaattattcagtggctactttcctcttggtaaggatagaagagaccctgtagctatggtaagtagctcttctaggagaaagacactccaaaatcaagccactgttctctagtcttgggtagtgccatagcctctgtaccatggtcttccactgtcttgggttagagttctcttgctagatggtacacttgggcacactgttctatcttatttttcttcctctggttttgttaaagcttttatagttcatataggaaatatttatttcaattttgttactcttcctagaatatatttttccttgtttcctttcctcactaggctattttccctgttggaccccctgggcttatagtatcctgtttctccaactagggttgtagcttagctagcaataataataattataataataataataatgataataataatagtgtttgattagaaaaaaaggaaactatgaATGACATACTATTTTTTATGTCATTCTTCTTGAAAAACTAGCTAAAAGGATAACGTTTGAATATAGCTGAACATTAAAAACGTGTTGATTAAGAATAACCCTGGGAAGGACTATAACATAATATGTAAGATACCTTGTTAAGTATGTAACTTTGTATATGTGAGCCAAACATCTAAAGGCATTTCTAGCAAAATAGCAAAATGGGCCCCATTAGGTGTTTTGTTAATAATTCTCTGGCTTTCCTTTGGCTAAGGAGGATTAATAGCCATTGGCTAAGATTCGGTTGGTTAGAGATTAGGACAATAATACATGTTAATAACTATACCCAAAGAAATGATGTTGAGTCCTTCTCAATTGCCTGTACCCAAGGTCAGAATTGAaacctaagccctggtctgttttccattaatcgggtattatcctattttctaaaatctgacatATATGGAATCAAGACACTGATAGTTTGCGGATCCCAATGTAATGTATAAGTACGATATCTAATATCATGGTGAGTCCGTCAGTCACTCATAAGACGAAAGTATTAACTCAAATAAAATTTTTCCCATTTCCTTTCGGgtctatgatatacagtatactatatactgtatatatatatatatatatatatatatatatatatatatatatatatatatatatatatatatatatatatatatatatatatatatatatatccttccaaattcgtctgtttatggcatttctaagccagtctatacccgcaattttTTTTAACCCGTCAActcatcgtcttctcatccttcattttcaatctttagggacccattctgttattct carries:
- the LOC137618471 gene encoding uncharacterized protein, which produces MEESRSRTLDGNSVERGVQASVPGRSTTSYPSKSGGVVSPQGPFEEGSLARRSLHYVNERGNGNGSTTGSRVLQPSLPGGESDGRLETSHRSVGPQQVCVQDRLQDGHPEVSPGVLERRRLHDIHRYQGLLFPDPYSPLQQKVPSGEVGFPDLAIQDSLLRPVNSAPNFHENLHDCLRMGSRTRNSSDSLPGRLVAPFFLRGSFEGARLEATAILQSSGYHHQPGEVAPVSLHQDDVLGDGSRLPTSESLSIRGKAEQPGPGPPSLPIRTAQESEGLAEIDRPSSIIGETGSPREKETQDHPMEPEGTLEPRRFSLRNSSCSSRDKVIPGVVAGPDKHPQGDALRSGAPGDAPLHGRLQGRMGSSPSQEVSKGLLDGGGKDSAYQRPGDEGRSESVPSVRRSSKGKHSGVSVRQRHSGSLHKEARRSKIEGAVRSHGDSGLGRVRTSCNNSKCSTNKDGSQPKDDFGSALVAREGMVRGSKRASVPSPVVSARQTRSPEAATLPKIPRQSPISVPSRVEVIQRLLRKEGYSAGTAERMSRYLRHSSAAIYQAKWTTFTKWCASRNIKPLRASIPDIADFLIHLRDVVGMSISAIKGVHAALGQVFLLKGIDLGSSRHISMLIRSFEQTCPSHASRVPQCDVARVLKMLSEPPFEPLKDIVDRNLTLKTVFLLALASAKRVGEIHGLSYEVSYTRGWREISFKFVPSFVAKTQNPAVVDPKFVGFTVPAIPRSGNPEDLKLCPVRAVRKYLERTASLRPGIKNLFVSTGTFD